A section of the Mergibacter septicus genome encodes:
- the narL gene encoding two-component system response regulator NarL has translation MKKNTILIIDDHPLMRRGIKQLLELDPAFHIIGESSNGAEGVALAEQFSPDMIILDLNMKGMSGLDVLKALRAEHIDSRIVILTVSDSRSDIFALVDAGADGYLLKDTEPDLLLNQLKKIAEGEIILSDAAKERLIEQHSDKNPLKSLTERELDVLKLIAKGMSNKQIATLLYISEETVKVHIRNLLRKLNVHSRVAATVLYFEQKNKNQ, from the coding sequence ATGAAAAAAAATACTATATTAATCATTGATGATCATCCTCTGATGCGTAGAGGTATAAAACAATTACTTGAATTAGATCCTGCTTTTCACATTATTGGAGAGAGTAGTAACGGTGCTGAAGGAGTAGCCCTTGCAGAACAGTTTTCTCCAGATATGATTATCCTCGATCTCAATATGAAAGGGATGTCAGGATTAGATGTTTTAAAAGCATTAAGAGCCGAACATATTGATTCAAGAATTGTTATTCTAACCGTTTCAGATTCTCGTTCTGATATATTCGCTTTAGTTGATGCTGGTGCTGATGGCTATTTATTAAAAGATACTGAACCTGATTTACTACTTAATCAGCTGAAAAAAATTGCAGAAGGTGAAATAATTCTAAGTGATGCAGCCAAAGAGCGTTTAATCGAACAACATTCAGACAAAAATCCTCTAAAATCCTTGACGGAAAGAGAACTTGATGTACTAAAATTAATTGCTAAAGGTATGTCAAATAAACAAATTGCAACTTTACTCTATATTTCTGAAGAAACTGTTAAAGTGCATATTCGTAATTTATTAAGAAAATTAAATGTACATTCTAGAGTTGCAGCAACAGTACTTTATTTTGAACAAAAAAATAAAAACCAATAA
- the mnmA gene encoding tRNA 2-thiouridine(34) synthase MnmA, which translates to MILKSKTFEKISTISVQTKQENQKKKVIVGMSGGVDSSVSAYILQQQGYQVEGLFMKNWEEDDGTEYCSAAADLADAQAICDKLGIHLHKINFAAEYWDNVFEYFLQEYKAGHTPNPDILCNKEIKFKAFLEYAAEDLGADYIATGHYVRGRDVNGKAQLLRGLDSNKDQSYFLYTLSHQQIEQSLFPVGELDKPVVRQIAEELDLITAKKKDSTGICFIGERKFKDFLARYLPAQPGNIKTVDGEIIGQHDGLMYYTLGQRKGLKIGGLKNAGDEAWYVVDKHLQLNELIVAQGHNHPRLFSKGLIAEQLHWVDRTVLSEPLFCTVKTRYRQQDVACKVIPLDQETLEVHFEQPQIAVTPGQSAVFYLNEVCLGGGIIREAIK; encoded by the coding sequence ATGATTTTAAAAAGTAAAACTTTTGAAAAAATTTCAACTATTTCAGTACAAACTAAACAAGAAAATCAAAAAAAGAAAGTTATAGTTGGTATGTCTGGTGGAGTAGATTCTTCTGTTTCTGCTTATATATTGCAGCAGCAAGGTTATCAAGTAGAAGGCCTCTTTATGAAAAATTGGGAGGAAGATGATGGGACAGAATATTGTTCTGCCGCAGCTGACTTAGCCGATGCTCAGGCTATTTGTGATAAATTAGGTATCCATTTACATAAAATTAATTTTGCAGCAGAGTATTGGGATAATGTTTTTGAATATTTCTTACAGGAATATAAGGCGGGTCACACACCTAATCCAGACATTCTTTGTAATAAAGAAATTAAGTTTAAGGCTTTTTTAGAATATGCGGCAGAAGACTTAGGCGCTGATTATATTGCAACGGGACATTATGTTCGTGGTAGAGATGTAAATGGAAAAGCACAATTATTACGTGGTTTAGATAGTAATAAAGATCAAAGCTATTTTTTATATACCTTAAGCCATCAACAAATTGAACAAAGTCTATTTCCTGTTGGTGAGTTAGATAAACCCGTAGTTCGTCAAATAGCAGAAGAATTAGATTTAATTACAGCTAAAAAGAAAGATTCAACTGGGATTTGTTTTATTGGCGAACGTAAGTTTAAAGATTTTTTAGCACGTTATTTACCCGCACAACCAGGAAATATTAAAACAGTCGATGGGGAAATAATCGGGCAACATGATGGTTTAATGTATTATACCTTAGGGCAGCGTAAAGGGTTAAAAATAGGGGGGCTAAAAAATGCTGGAGATGAAGCTTGGTATGTAGTGGATAAACATCTTCAACTTAATGAATTAATTGTTGCTCAAGGCCATAATCACCCACGTCTTTTTTCTAAAGGTTTAATTGCTGAACAATTACATTGGGTTGATAGAACAGTTTTATCAGAACCTTTATTTTGTACAGTGAAGACTCGCTATCGCCAACAAGATGTCGCTTGTAAAGTTATTCCTTTAGATCAAGAAACGTTAGAAGTCCATTTTGAACAACCTCAAATAGCAGTAACACCAGGACAGTCTGCTGTTTTTTATCTTAATGAGGTTTGTTTAGGAGGTGGAATAATTCGGGAAGCAATAAAATAA
- a CDS encoding TfoX/Sxy family protein: protein MNITNEKTVVIRNKIEALIGTVTAKNIFGGYGIFKDKKMFGIYHNNKFYLRATGEFINTLYQLKGKKYKSSMKEIAYISIPIKVMKNTEYFKNLILYSISQIKSENKKIVKNKKSQIKELANLNFKYERLLNKIGINGVKEFRRYGAIHTYILLLKANVELSLDIFWRLIAAIENRHYSLLTIEEKKKHLKVLNHHLRLSGIEEIKESSLY from the coding sequence ATGAACATTACTAATGAGAAAACTGTTGTGATTAGAAATAAGATTGAAGCATTAATTGGTACTGTAACTGCAAAAAATATTTTTGGTGGATATGGAATTTTTAAAGATAAGAAGATGTTTGGTATTTATCACAATAATAAATTTTATTTACGTGCTACTGGTGAATTTATTAATACTTTGTATCAGTTAAAAGGAAAGAAATATAAATCTTCTATGAAGGAGATTGCTTATATTTCTATTCCTATTAAGGTGATGAAAAATACAGAATATTTTAAAAATCTTATTTTATATTCTATTTCTCAAATAAAATCAGAGAATAAAAAAATTGTTAAGAATAAAAAATCTCAGATTAAAGAGTTAGCAAACCTTAATTTTAAATATGAAAGATTATTAAATAAAATAGGGATTAATGGTGTAAAAGAATTTAGACGTTATGGTGCTATTCATACTTATATATTATTATTGAAAGCAAATGTTGAGCTTAGCTTAGACATATTTTGGCGTTTGATTGCTGCAATTGAAAATAGACATTATTCTTTATTAACAATAGAAGAAAAGAAAAAACATTTAAAAGTATTAAATCATCATCTTCGACTTTCAGGTATAGAAGAGATTAAAGAAAGTAGTCTTTATTAA